CGGCAAAAGCATCCTCATCCTGGTCCTCGGCTTCGCCTGGCAAACAGTACGCCTCGTATTCCGGCGACATACGACTGCAGCTCTCCGGACCGAAACTACGATAATTTGCATGCTCGTTGACatgaaaattgtaatattGATCTGCCTCATATTGTAGAGGACGTCCATCGATTTTGGTCGCCGTCGAAGACTGTTCCATCTGCCCCTCCCTGGCCACCTCCCTGCCGCGTATATCGCGCAGCAGCGAACTGGGCAAAAGGGCGCCCAATTTAAGTATCGGCGCCGCCTCATTGGAGTGCAGCGAATCGCAGCTCAGCGAGGAGCTGCTCTCGTCACACTCCTCGCTGTCCGTCAAGCTGTAGGCGCGCGAGTGCGTTCCGGATTGCCCGCTCGGCGTATTCACTCGGATGCGCGTCGTCTTCAGATGCAGCTCCAGCTTGGGCAcgccgctgctgccaatgttgctgttgctgttgttaatgttgctgttgctgttgccaatgttactgctgttgctgttgctgctgggcgaCTTGATGCTCTCCAGATCGCTGCCAGTGCCGCTGTCTAGAGTCTCGCAGGGCGAGTACTGGCCACTGGACACCAAATAGCATAGCTGATAGGGCGCTGTGGGTGGCTGTGCCTCCGTTTGCgaatgctgttgctgctgcagctgcaattgtagcaattgctgctgttgctgttgctcctcctgctgctgctgctgttgctttaaATGTAATACCATGTCGCTGTCGCTTTGGCTGTCGTTCAGTTTTACCACGCTTATCTGTTTGCCGAGCCTGGGCTGGCTTTGACTTGAATACGAGCTCTGACCGTTGGCTATCTGTATCTTGACCGTGTGCTGTGGCGCACAGACGCCAACTGTTTCGGTCACTGCACCTAACGTTAACTGACtagcgtcgtcgtcgccgttgccgttgccgttgccgttgccgtggAGAGCGCTCTCTTCAATTTGAATAGCTTCAAGCTCAGCTGTGGCTGCAGCTCGTAACACGTTTCTAACGTCATCGGCAACATTGCAGCTGATaatagttgctgctgctggcgccatttctacagcaacagcatcagcaacaggcACAGAGTTAACCTCGGCCTCGGCCTGGCCaatgcgcagcagcagctgtggatATAATTTAGTTGCTGGCTCgtttgttgctgcagctgttgttgcttccaCCGTGTTGCAACTAGTTTCCAAAACAACATGGCTTGCATGGTCAACCTGCGGCGTCTGCAAATTGTTGTCTTGAtcgttattgctgctgctatcattgttgttgttgctgctgctgctgctgctattgtcgCCAAATGCCAA
This window of the Drosophila virilis strain 15010-1051.87 chromosome X, Dvir_AGI_RSII-ME, whole genome shotgun sequence genome carries:
- the LOC6631833 gene encoding glutaredoxin domain-containing cysteine-rich protein CG12206, with the protein product MATTKIMATTTTTTATAAAAAAAIGSMQQQQQQQRPLRGISIIIESEQPAKPAGNNIEGDEMSLKSQTMLLAFGDNSSSSSSNNNNDSSSNNDQDNNLQTPQVDHASHVVLETSCNTVEATTAAATNEPATKLYPQLLLRIGQAEAEVNSVPVADAVAVEMAPAAATIISCNVADDVRNVLRAAATAELEAIQIEESALHGNGNGNGNGDDDASQLTLGAVTETVGVCAPQHTVKIQIANGQSSYSSQSQPRLGKQISVVKLNDSQSDSDMVLHLKQQQQQQEEQQQQQQLLQLQLQQQQHSQTEAQPPTAPYQLCYLVSSGQYSPCETLDSGTGSDLESIKSPSSNSNSSNIGNSNSNINNSNSNIGSSGVPKLELHLKTTRIRVNTPSGQSGTHSRAYSLTDSEECDESSSSLSCDSLHSNEAAPILKLGALLPSSLLRDIRGREVAREGQMEQSSTATKIDGRPLQYEADQYYNFHVNEHANYRSFGPESCSRMSPEYEAYCLPGEAEDQDEDAFAGYKDVRRSSQTSTIRSSKGTVRGVKNRVRNGVATFLQLQQPNVKNYMEKDLGKVVLYTTSMGIIRDTYAKCANVKQILRTLLVKFEERDVFMSIEYQQEMRDRMHHETIRVPQLFVEGQHIGDADTVERLNESGELRQLLRPYKSLATAYTCQTCGGFRLLPCPSCNGSKKSVHRNHFTAEFVALKCMNCDEVGLVKCPTC